ACCATAATTTACTGATTGGTGAGAGAACTGCTGAGCAATTGAAAATGGATGTTGCATCTGCTTCAGTTGAATCTGCAAAAGAGTTAGACAGTCAGACAATTCGTGGACGTGATTTGTTGAGTGGACTTCCAAAGACAATTGATATCGAGGCCGTTGATGTTGCACAGGCGATTCAAGAGGTTGTTCAAGAGATTATTTCTGCAATTAAAGAAACATTGGAAGAAACTTCTCCTGAGATTGCTGCTGATGTAATTGATCATGGAATTGTTTTAACTGGTGGTGGTGCACAGCTACGTCATCTTCCAGAAGTAATTGCAGATGCAACTAAGGTACCTGTGTTCATTGCATCGGAGCCATTAGATTGTGTGGCTATTGGTACAGGTGAGTCACTTAAGAGTATTGAGGTAATGAAAAAAAGATAATATAGACGATTGAAGCGTGTCATGTTGGGAGGTTGGGAGTATTCGTCCAACCTCTTAATTTTTGGATATGTCTTTAAGTTTAGTGGAGGAAATAATGCAAAGATTTTTTTTCAATAAAAGACTTATCATAGTACTTGTTACAGTGATTATCGGATTTGTATTAGTCGCATTTTCAGTTACTGTTAGAAATAATAAGTCAACACCACCGATTATTCAGCAATTTGGCAATGATGTTGCTGGTCTGGTTGATAGAGTTGTTAGTTATCCTGTTAGTGCTGTAGGGAATGCTGGTGGAGCAGTTGAAAATCTACTTAATACTTATCAAGAAAATCAAAAATTAAAAAAACAAGTTGATAATTTGGCTTCTGAAAAAGTTTCTAATCAGACAATTCGTAAAGAAAATGCAGCCTTGAAAAAGCAATTGAAGTTGAATAAGTCATTGACAAATTATACTGCAGTAACATCTTATGTCATTGCGAGAACACCTTCTTCATGGCAGAATCAGATAATTATCAGTAAAGGCTCATTGGCAGGGGTTAAAAAAAATGCGTCAGTATTGTCTGACAAGGGATTGATTGGTCGAGTTACAGAAGTTAATAAGACAAATAGTAAGGTTGAACTGATTAGTACAACTAATGATAATGCGGATCGTTTTGCTACGACGATTCTCACAGATGACGGCTCAGTTAACGGATTGATTACCAATTATAATTCCAATACTAATCGACTAATAATGGGACAAATTGATTCTAAAAAAACAATGAAGAAGGGTGATAAGGTTATCACTTCCGGTATGGGGGGGAATTCTCCTCAGGGAATTTACGTCGGAACTGTCATGAAAGTTGAGAAAGACGATTATGGACTGGCTACAAAAGTTGAAATTAAACCTGCGGCAGATTTGACGAATCTTAATGTAGTTACTGTCGCAGAGAGAACAGATTAGAAGGTGGTTTAATGAGAATTTCAAAAATACGATATTATTACCCCTTGGGACTGTTCATAGCACTTTTTCTAGATGGAGCTTTAAGTGATACTTTTGCAGGCAATTTTTTTAATAGTAATTCAACTATTGAAAGTCGTTTGTTTCTTCTTTGGATTGTGATGAGTGTCTTTTTTGCAGAAGTTGAACATCCATACTTTTGGGCCGTTACAATTGGTTTAACCTTTGATTTATTCTTTACAGGTATAATTGGTCCTTTTTTTATGTTGGTGCCGCTTATCCTTTATTTAACCAAAGTAATGTATAGTTTTTTTACACCATCCTTTATTGTGGTACTATTAATATATCTGATAGATATTGCACTTTTTACACTTTTATTCTATTGGATTAATGTGCTGATTGGTTTTACAAGTGTTTCGCTTGCAAGCTTTATCAGTGGTACGCTTGGGCCCACATTAGCGTTTAATTTGGCAGCATTTGTAATTCTGTATGTGCCAATTAAAGGTTTGATGGAGTTGGCCTCAAGATAAGGAGGTTGTCGTTTAAAATGCAAAATGTTGTTTTAAAGGGTCATAAAGATGGTTATGTGATAGCTATTCACTCAGATGCTAATTTTGCAGATGTTCTTGCTGAAATAACAACTTTATTTGCTGATCTGCAAAAGGATAAAAAAAGTGATGGTACGCAACCTATTTCTTTTAATATTACTACAGGAACACGTTTGTTAAGTGCCGAAGAAAAGAAAAAAATAGAAGATATTGTTAGCAATTATCCGCTTTTTTCGATACATAAGTTTACTTCTGATGTGATGCTTATTCAAGATGCCGTTGAAATGGTGGAGAGTAAGGTCGTCCACCTCAATGCCAACACAGTAAGAAATGGACAAATTGAATATATTAAAGGTGACGTTTTGTTTATTGGTAACTTACATCGTGGAGGGATTTTAAGAGCCACTGGAAACATCTTTTTACTTGGTAATTGCGAAGGGATTATTCATGCAGGTTATTTGAGTGATGCACAAGCAATTATTGCAGGAAATGTTTCTAATGCACAACAGGTTAGAATTGCAGATGTGGTTGACATTATTTCTGAGGATGAACAAAAAAAGGCAAGAAATAGTGAAGTTGTGGTTTATGTGAACGATTTACATGCACTTGATTACACTAAACGCGATCAGGTAAAAGTAATTAGGCCAAAATTATTTGCACATATGGGAGGTTACTAAGATGGGCAAAGCGATTGTTGTTACTTCTGGAAAAGGTGGGGTAGGAAAGACAACTACTTCTGCTAATTTAGGAACTGCACTTGCACTTTCTGACAAGAAGGTTTGTTTGCTTGACCTAGATATAGGATTAAGAAATCTGGATGTCATTTTAGGCCTAGACAATCGAATTATTTATGACATTGTTGATGTCGCTAAAGGAAGAGCAAAATTACATCAGGCTTTAATCAAAGACAAACGTTTTGAAGATAAACTTTTTTTATTACCAGCAGCGCAAAATGCTGATAAATCAGTACTTGAACCGAATGAGGTTAAGAAAATAGTTGATGAGTTAAAACCCGATTTTGACTATGTTTTAATTGATTGTCCTGCAGGAATTGAGCAAGGATTTTTAAACGCAATTGCTGGAGCAGACCAAGCAATTGTTGTTTCAACACCTGAAATTTCAGCTGTTCGTGATGCGGACCGTGTGATTGGACTTCTCGAAAAAGCTGGTTTAGAGGAAGCACCTCAATTGATTATAAACAGAATAAGAACACATATGATGAATGATGGGCAGGTTATGGATATTGACGAGATAACACATCATTTATCCATTAATTTACTTGGAATTGTATTTGATGATGATAAAGTAATCAGTACTTCCAATAAAGGTGAGCCTATTGTACTAGATGAGACTAATCCAGCTGCACAAGGATATCGTAATATTGCTCGTAGGTTGCAAGGTGAGACAGTTCCTTTGATGAATATCAAGGATGTTAGCAAAAAAGGATTCTTTCAAAATATTTTTTCATGGTTAAAGAAAAAATAGGATTAATTTATGAGTTGAAAAAGGCGAAGGCAATGATTAAAGCTTCGTTTTTTTTATTGAATAAATTAAAAAAATGACAAATGAATTAATGAAGTGTAAAATTCTGCATGGATATCTTGTTTACAGCAATATTCGACAAGGTTTGGAAAGGGAGAAATAAATGTCTATAACATTAGCGATTATTGAAGTTGTATTTATGTTGAAACTTGTTTTTGCAATGCTAACAGTATTCAAGGAAAAACGTGAGATCTCTGCCACATGGGCATGGTTGTTAGTCTTACTTTTACTACCTGTAATGGGATTTATTCTTTATTTATTTATTGGGAAAAAACTCTCAAGAAACAAAATTGATGACATTCGGACACAAAAACAAATCGGAATTGATCAACTAGTTAGCTTGCAAAAAGAGCAGTGGAATGAAAAAGAATTATTACCAGCAGATGAAATAACAGATACTGCTAGAGAAATGGTTCATCTTTTTTTAGAAACTGACAATGCTATTTTAACTAAGCATAATAAAGTTGAAATATTCATAGATGGTAAGGAAAAGTTTAGGCGCTTATTTGAAGATATTGAGGCTGCAACTGATCATGTTCATGTAGAGTATTATACTTTCTATAATGACGAGATAGGAAATCAGCTTTTGCATTTGCTTGAGAAAAAAGCTGCTGAAGGCATCAAAGTAAAAGTTATTTATGATAGCTTCGGTTCTCATGGTACAACTAAGAAATTCTTTGCCAAATTAGAAGAACTAGGGGGTCGAGCTGAATCGTTTTTTAGTTCAGGACGAAGTGTTTCTAGTTTTCGTTTGAATTATCGTAATCACCGTAAGTTAGTGATTATTGATGGTAAAGTTGGTTATATTGGGGGATTCAATGTTGGGGATCAATATTTGAGTAGAAGTAAAAAATTTGGTTACTGGAGAGATACCCATATTCGTGTTCAGGGAAATGCAACTGATTCTATGCAGTCAAGATTTTTCATGGATTGGAACGCTACCGCACCAGAAGAAGATCGAATTGATTATCAAGAGAACTACTTCCCATTGGTTAAGCCGCAAGGGAAGACTAGTATACAGATTGTTTCAAGTGGTCCTGATAATGATATTGAGAAAATCAAACTTGGCTATATCAAGATGATTAATAATGCAACTGAATATATAATGATTCAAACTCCATATTTGATACCTGATGACCCTATTCTAGAGGCCCTTTCTTTAGCAGCCTTTTCAGGAATTAAAGTGAAAATAATGATTCCTTCGATGCCAGATCATCCATTCGTATATCGTGCGACACAGTACTATGCACAATCACTAATCGCAAATGGGGTTGAAATATATAGATATGATAATGGATTCTTGCACTCAAAGACATTAGTTGTGGATGATAGAATCGCTTCTGTTGGTTCTGCAAATATGGATTATCGAAGTTTTAAGTTGAATTTCGAAGTCAATGCCTTTTTATATGATCAAGAAATAAGTGAGCAGTTAAGTGATATTTTTAAAGAAGATATGAAAAAGTCAACGAAGTTAACAGTAGAAGACTTTAAGAAGCAATCATTGTGTCTGAAGTTTAAGCAGTATTTCTCGAGACTGTTGTCACCAATTTTATAGAAAATATGTTGATAAGTAATAACATAATGAAAAAGACTACTTTAGAGTATAAATTTAAAAGTAGTTTTATTTTGTTTCAAAAAAATTAAATGGAGAAAATTGATGAGTAAGAAAAAAATCTGGAGTATTGTCGTTGGAATATTAGTTATTGTGATTTTAGCAGGAATAACTGGGGCAAGTGCATATCTTTATAATTTTGCCTTTGAACCACAAAAACCACTCAATTCAAATATTCCTGCAAAAAAAGCTAAGAAACTAAGTGTTGATAAGAAGTGGTTAAGTAGAGTGAAACAAACAAGGTGGAATGAAATATCTGCAAGACAGGATCTAAAACTGTCTGCGGCCTATATTCCTGCGAAAAATGAAACAAATAAAACCATTATCGTAGCACACGGATATCAAGAAAATCACAAAGATATGGCTAGTTATATTCGAATGTTCCATGAGCTTGGATATAATGTCTTAGCACCAGATGATCGCGGAGCAGGTCAGAGTCAAGGAAAATATATCGGATTTGGTTGGCCTGACCGCTTAGATTATGTGAAGTGGATTAAGCAAGTGATTGCAAAAAATGGTAAAAATTCAGAAATAGGGCTTTTTGGTGTTAGTATGGGTGGAGCAACCGTCATGATGGTTAGTGGTGAGAAGTTGCCCAAGCAAGTTAAAGCAATCGTTGAAGATGCAGGGTATTCAAGTATTGAAGATGAACTGACATATGAACTTAAGGCTCGTTTTAATCTACCAAAAGAGCCATTAATTACGACAGCTGCTTGGTATACTAATGTTGCAGCTGGATTTAATTTTAAAGAAGGAAGTTCAGTAAAACAATTGCATAAGAATAAATTACCAATATATTTTATTCATGGTGGTAAAGATACATTTGTGCCTACCAAGATGGTTTACAAAAATTATTCAGCTGTCAAAGGTGTAAAAAAAATCTGGGTAGCAGAAAAAGCAGGACATGCGATGACTTTTTATGATTATCCTCAGGAGTATCAGAGAAGAGTCAGTGGTTTTTTTGCAAAATATTTGAAATAAACAAAAAAGAGTATGATTCACGGTAAGGTTGGTCAATGTGCCGACTTACCGAGAATCATATTCTTTTTTTAATGTAGATATTATAAAAGATAGTTAGAAAAATTTGATTTAAAGACCATATTTGAATGAAGAGGCAAAAGGTGAACTAGATTTTTGATTTAGTTCCATTTTTACCAGAAGATGATTTGATCGATTTTTAAGTCACTCTTCAATTGTAAAATTTCATTATCATCAAGTGGAGTGATTAAAGACTCAAATGTAGTTGATTCTTTTTCTGAGATAGTTGAACGCAACATTGGATCAATATAGTAATTTGAGGAACTGATTAACTCACTGTCTGGTTCAATTTGATGAACAAAATTTTCTACTTGTTCGTTCTTTGGTAATGAACTTGAAAATTCTTCATCTGGAAAGAAAAATTTTAGCAACTTAACATATTTTTCATGCCAGATAATCTCTGTATCATGTTCTCTAGCAGTTTCATTATATTTAGCAAGTCGTTCTGGGTTTAGAGGAGAAAGTACGACTTTGGCAGGAATATCACTAGACATACGTGATAAAAATTTACCAAATTGTTTTTGAATACCAGTTTCACTAATGATTGAACCAGAATTAACGGCATGCATTTTTTGGTCTAAGTAGAAAATACTTGGTTGTTCTTGGCGAATAATTTTTTTCCATTTGTTAATTCGTTTATTATGTGCCCCTTTAGTAGTAAAGGAATGGCAATAAAAAATGGAACCGCTTATTGATTTTATAGATAGGCTTAGTGAACCAAATAACGAATCGTCATTTCTGTAAGCAGTTACTTTTAGATCACCTATTTTTTGAGAATATTGGATGGGAATTATTTTCGGTTGACTTTGCAATTTATCAATGAAACCAAAGCGAATTAGTTTTTGAATCAATGTGTAGAGTTCTTGTGATAAGTAGAAGTTAATCTTTTTGTTAGCAATTCTTAGAGCGTTAATATTATTGTCGCTATAATGTGTAATGAAAACCTGGTTCTTGACAATCTTTTCACGCACATCAAGTTGGATATTTTCGAAAGTGAGTTCTGAATTATTTTCTGACATATTGAGGTCTCCTTAGATAAGGTGCAAGTGTACTAACTTTTTAGAAGCATATATTTTGAGTCTTTAAATATAACGTGTACAATATAGTTAGGACATATCAAAGAATGGAGGAACTAAAAATGTATTTAAAAATTACTCCTGAGGCACAGGCAAAATTACAAAGTAAAATAGGAGAAACAAAAGTTAAAGTCTTACTGGATTTTGATGATGGTGTTGGGGCTTTCTCCCGTGTTGGAACTTGTACTCTAGCATCAGTTTTTCGCATACTTTTAGTGGATCCGACTGTAGATTCCCATGACTATGATGAAAAGGTCGATACTGATATGGGTCCGTTCTCCATTAAAGGCTATAGCAAGATGTATATGGATGAAAACATGACCTTAGAATTAAATGACAAGACTCAGATGTTACGGCTCAAAGGTGCTAATTCAGGCGAGTTAACGGCGGCTGTTAATGTCGAACGGTTTGAGGTTGGAGTCTAGTCAAGGATTGGCATGTATGTGTATCAATGTGAATAAAGTGACAAAAGTCTAGATGAAGCGGACCTTTGTCACTTTTTTATTTATTATAAATTAGCATCGGTTTTAAAATCAAGCGGTGAAAATGCGGTTGCTTCGGTAATTAATTGCGCAGTTAGTTCTTCAACCTTCTTGATAGCGTAGAACGCATTTTCATTTGATTTTTTAGTAATAAACTCAACTTTATTTTCTGGAGTTAAATTGATATCTTCTTGAAGAAGTTTATCAATCTCATGAACACGCCGATTTAATTCAATTCTAACTTCTTTTTGCATTGCCTTTAGTTTAGGGCCAAATTCCAGATAGTTGCTATCAACTAAAATGCCAAGTAATTTGTATTTCCAATAAGCTGAGTCTGCACTGTAGGTAGCTTCTCCTTTTTTATAGGATTCTGGAGTATCATTGATTGTTGCATAAAAAGGAACAAAAAGACTTTGTGCAGTCACTCCCATTGCGAGCCACTGAATACCTGCAATTTCGGTTGGAAGACTAGGTCGAATCTGAAGAATATGCGATTCTTGAGTTTTTGCCAGACTAATTGGGCGAAACTTATGTTTTAAATCAGTAAGACCTTGGCCGATTGGATCATACTCTGTTCCTTGAAAGTGCGATCCAAGAATGAATTCAACATCTTCCCGACTAATCAAGCGATTTGCTTTGCGAATGAAAGGTAGTTCTTCGCTCATCGGTCCTTGTATAATTTCAGGATTTAAATATTTCTGGCCATACCATACACGTGGTGTGCTGTATATTTCATCACTGAGGTCCTGAGTACCAAAAATTTTACGGAAGTTAAAAGAGTCTGTTGCAGGATTCAATTTATTTATTGAAACAAAATCCACAATTCCTGTTGAATGCAAGAAATTATTTTTATCCGTAAAATCAATTTCTTGGATTGCAAGCTGATTGGCAACTACTGCATAGGAATCATCAGGAATTCGTTGTGCTACCCAATGATGTCCTGTCGCAATTTCCATATACCAAGCCTCGGATTGATCGGCAAATAGAATCCCGTTTGATTCACTTGCTCCTTTTTCCTCAACTATCTGTCCAAGGTACTTAACACCTTCACGAGCTGAATGGATGTATGGCAATGTTACGGTAATCATTGCTTCTTCACCAATTCCCGTAGAAATTAGTGGATCAACTCCGAGTACTCGTTCATTGGCATATGCACTTTCTGTGGCGCTCATTGCAACACCATATTCGTTAAAACCATCTTCAGCAAAAATCCCG
Above is a window of Liquorilactobacillus hordei DSM 19519 DNA encoding:
- the mreC gene encoding rod shape-determining protein MreC, whose translation is MQRFFFNKRLIIVLVTVIIGFVLVAFSVTVRNNKSTPPIIQQFGNDVAGLVDRVVSYPVSAVGNAGGAVENLLNTYQENQKLKKQVDNLASEKVSNQTIRKENAALKKQLKLNKSLTNYTAVTSYVIARTPSSWQNQIIISKGSLAGVKKNASVLSDKGLIGRVTEVNKTNSKVELISTTNDNADRFATTILTDDGSVNGLITNYNSNTNRLIMGQIDSKKTMKKGDKVITSGMGGNSPQGIYVGTVMKVEKDDYGLATKVEIKPAADLTNLNVVTVAERTD
- the mreD gene encoding rod shape-determining protein MreD encodes the protein MRISKIRYYYPLGLFIALFLDGALSDTFAGNFFNSNSTIESRLFLLWIVMSVFFAEVEHPYFWAVTIGLTFDLFFTGIIGPFFMLVPLILYLTKVMYSFFTPSFIVVLLIYLIDIALFTLLFYWINVLIGFTSVSLASFISGTLGPTLAFNLAAFVILYVPIKGLMELASR
- a CDS encoding septum site-determining protein MinC gives rise to the protein MQNVVLKGHKDGYVIAIHSDANFADVLAEITTLFADLQKDKKSDGTQPISFNITTGTRLLSAEEKKKIEDIVSNYPLFSIHKFTSDVMLIQDAVEMVESKVVHLNANTVRNGQIEYIKGDVLFIGNLHRGGILRATGNIFLLGNCEGIIHAGYLSDAQAIIAGNVSNAQQVRIADVVDIISEDEQKKARNSEVVVYVNDLHALDYTKRDQVKVIRPKLFAHMGGY
- the minD gene encoding septum site-determining protein MinD; amino-acid sequence: MGKAIVVTSGKGGVGKTTTSANLGTALALSDKKVCLLDLDIGLRNLDVILGLDNRIIYDIVDVAKGRAKLHQALIKDKRFEDKLFLLPAAQNADKSVLEPNEVKKIVDELKPDFDYVLIDCPAGIEQGFLNAIAGADQAIVVSTPEISAVRDADRVIGLLEKAGLEEAPQLIINRIRTHMMNDGQVMDIDEITHHLSINLLGIVFDDDKVISTSNKGEPIVLDETNPAAQGYRNIARRLQGETVPLMNIKDVSKKGFFQNIFSWLKKK
- the cls gene encoding cardiolipin synthase, which encodes MSITLAIIEVVFMLKLVFAMLTVFKEKREISATWAWLLVLLLLPVMGFILYLFIGKKLSRNKIDDIRTQKQIGIDQLVSLQKEQWNEKELLPADEITDTAREMVHLFLETDNAILTKHNKVEIFIDGKEKFRRLFEDIEAATDHVHVEYYTFYNDEIGNQLLHLLEKKAAEGIKVKVIYDSFGSHGTTKKFFAKLEELGGRAESFFSSGRSVSSFRLNYRNHRKLVIIDGKVGYIGGFNVGDQYLSRSKKFGYWRDTHIRVQGNATDSMQSRFFMDWNATAPEEDRIDYQENYFPLVKPQGKTSIQIVSSGPDNDIEKIKLGYIKMINNATEYIMIQTPYLIPDDPILEALSLAAFSGIKVKIMIPSMPDHPFVYRATQYYAQSLIANGVEIYRYDNGFLHSKTLVVDDRIASVGSANMDYRSFKLNFEVNAFLYDQEISEQLSDIFKEDMKKSTKLTVEDFKKQSLCLKFKQYFSRLLSPIL
- a CDS encoding alpha/beta hydrolase; its protein translation is MSKKKIWSIVVGILVIVILAGITGASAYLYNFAFEPQKPLNSNIPAKKAKKLSVDKKWLSRVKQTRWNEISARQDLKLSAAYIPAKNETNKTIIVAHGYQENHKDMASYIRMFHELGYNVLAPDDRGAGQSQGKYIGFGWPDRLDYVKWIKQVIAKNGKNSEIGLFGVSMGGATVMMVSGEKLPKQVKAIVEDAGYSSIEDELTYELKARFNLPKEPLITTAAWYTNVAAGFNFKEGSSVKQLHKNKLPIYFIHGGKDTFVPTKMVYKNYSAVKGVKKIWVAEKAGHAMTFYDYPQEYQRRVSGFFAKYLK
- a CDS encoding iron-sulfur cluster biosynthesis family protein: MEELKMYLKITPEAQAKLQSKIGETKVKVLLDFDDGVGAFSRVGTCTLASVFRILLVDPTVDSHDYDEKVDTDMGPFSIKGYSKMYMDENMTLELNDKTQMLRLKGANSGELTAAVNVERFEVGV
- a CDS encoding C69 family dipeptidase; translated protein: MAFKEKSFSACTSVLVGKKASIDGSIMIARNEDAKTAWPKHFKVYPHVEHNNKQLFISPDNGFSMELPQTSGRYTATPEWTNEYGIFAEDGFNEYGVAMSATESAYANERVLGVDPLISTGIGEEAMITVTLPYIHSAREGVKYLGQIVEEKGASESNGILFADQSEAWYMEIATGHHWVAQRIPDDSYAVVANQLAIQEIDFTDKNNFLHSTGIVDFVSINKLNPATDSFNFRKIFGTQDLSDEIYSTPRVWYGQKYLNPEIIQGPMSEELPFIRKANRLISREDVEFILGSHFQGTEYDPIGQGLTDLKHKFRPISLAKTQESHILQIRPSLPTEIAGIQWLAMGVTAQSLFVPFYATINDTPESYKKGEATYSADSAYWKYKLLGILVDSNYLEFGPKLKAMQKEVRIELNRRVHEIDKLLQEDINLTPENKVEFITKKSNENAFYAIKKVEELTAQLITEATAFSPLDFKTDANL